DNA sequence from the Conger conger chromosome 18, fConCon1.1, whole genome shotgun sequence genome:
gcaCGTGGACTGCTATGCAGTcccattacattaatttcaaaGATATTTGTCCTGCTGTATTTGAGATCGCGACTAAATGTTTTATGTGTATGCTTGACAAGCTCCCCTGCGTTTTTATTATCCTCCTTGATGCATGGTGCGGTATGAAGATAACACAATTTGACTGGCCTGTGCAAGAAAGGGATGGGGTCTTCTACCcatgtttaaaatgaatacGGTACGTCACGTCCTTCACCTATTAAGAAAAGTGCGACCAGAGTAGAGCTATTCGGCAGATAAACTACATGTAGTTTACGATAGACATTATACTGTAGCCATTGTAATTAGACCTGAAATGATCTTCACATGGCGACCACTGAATTGCACTTTACAGAACTCAGATAACCTACGTGTATCCTTTGGTGCGTTTATCGCGTAAAGTAGTTGTAAGGTTGGAAGGATGCAGGGAGAGTAAAATCTTTGATGCTGGGTCGGAGACGCCTGTAGATCATTTGGATTTATATGACCGATTCGCCTATCTTCTTGAACAGCGTGAGCACAGTCCCGTTAGACGGCGACACAAAGCCATATAGTTAGGTGCACAAAACCAGCAATTGCGGCAATGAAGACGTCGTTTTGCTAATTTTGATAATATGGTTGCACCCGATAACGGTGAAGATGAATGCCTGCAGCGGAGACATTCACTCATTGGTGAACATTTGTCCATCTTTCCTCTATGAATGGCTACTATTTAATGTCAATCAAATATTGCTCTCCGATAGGGGAAATGAGGTAAGCTATTTCCGTGAGGCAGAGCAGCAAGACAGTTTCAGTTCGAGTACCGTCTGACAGTTGGACAGTTGAACTAGCAATGGCCAGCAAAATGTTTCTCCGGATTCCCTGCTCTGCAGTGCGTTTAGTGAGTTTTAAACCGTCTATGAGAGCACCAGCTCTCCGTGCTATGGGGACATTGCAGGGTAAGTAGCCTAATAAAATGCAGCTTAAAGCGTATACCAGTGCAACTAAAAATTGAAGCCAAACAAGCCGCGCACTTGTATTGCATTTTCAAGACGCAAACACATTAACAGATGGTGTTTATTGAATCGCGCAACAATTAAGGTCATGATGAAacgtatatatatatcaaaacaATAGGACCTACTGACGACGTACAAGAACGTCGAGTATAATCTTAACATTACCCTTTATTTCCCCCCTGCATAGACATGGGTGATTAAGTTTGGTTTGACGCGTAAGTTAGGCTTTGAAAATGTGACCGGGTGTTTCTATTGGCTACCATACATAAAtgtgattaaaatgaaaaactgacGCTTATAAGTCTTACACGTTATTAATAAATATGTTAGCTAAACTATAGCTAATGTTGAAGTCAATCAAGGTCACCAGGAGTTTGTTCCCGTGTCATGTGGTTCTAGACACCCACCTTTTCTGGCATATGTTCAATGCTGCAAACTGTTCCAGAAATGTTATTGGCTTATAAGCCTTGATATATACTTTGCCAGGCCTATGACGGCTTTCGCGGGCAGCGAATTTATTTATTGCACTTTAACTTACAGAGAGACCGTGGACTACGTGAATGTCAGTTTAAAGAATAGGTCTTGCGACCTTAGCCTATCTCTTAAATCCTATACTTTTCAGATTCACAACTAAGCTAATTACAATTCCCACATGCACAACTTTCAAGTAACCAAGAGTAGGCGTATTTGTGTTTACTGCTCAGAGGCAGGTTGTATGCAATAACCtttcaaaagcaaaaacacacagcattttTATATAATGCATTCAAAAGGACTAGCATCACACCACTCATGCTGCATTTCAGGCATTCCAACGGATGAAGAGCAGGCGACCGGGCTCGAGCGCCATACCATGCAAGGTTTGAAGAAGGGACAGGTAGGATTGGCCCAATTACTGAACGAGGCCTTGAGAGCATTTTACATGTATGGTCGTCCAATAATTTTTTTCCAATTGTGCCTGTATGGTGTTCAAGGTACTGACAACATTGGATcaaaacagcaaaataattgTCATTAGACACAACATCTGCCTTcatttcatggtctccatttGCCGCAGGACCCATACAGCATTTTGAAGCCCAAGCACTATGAAGGAACGAAAGACGATCCCCACATCGTGCCTTGTATTGGCACCAAGAGGCTGGTCGGCTGCCTGTGTAAGCACCTGCCTTGTAatatgcaacacacacacacagaatgaataaaataaatactcaaTTTTGTGAGTGAAAGAGATGAGACTGACTAATATGCCTTTTGCTAGGGGCTCTACACATTTCCAACGTAATTATGGATGTAAACATTATGCTTCCATGCGAATGATTTCGAAAGGGTGAAAACTCACAAGATGCGATCTTGCCTTTCCAGGTGAAGAAGACAACACGCAAATCGTATGGTTCTGGCTTCACGAGGGAAACCCCCAGCGTTGTCCGTCCTGCGGCGCGCACTACAAAATGGTTCACCACGAGCTCCCGCACTAGCCAGCGCGGGACCCAACATCGAGCCTTCGCGTTCCCAAATCAGAACACGTAAAATCATACGGGTGATTCACGGCTGACTATATCACGGTTTATTCAATAAAATGCTCATCTTATAAATATTTTGATGCCATTAGTCATTTTGAATATCAAATCTTTCTtttataaaatggctgaaatatgaattcattcacagaaatattttactAGTTCTTAAGGGAACTAAGTGGAACAGATCCTTGTATTTTTGCTTAGGATCACTTAAACCAAACTTAAATGCAGAACAAGTGAAGTCCTCAAAAAGTATAGATTTGAATCAAGAACTTGGGTCACTGACAACATAAACACTCAAGAGCTTGGTTTATTTTCAACTGTAGAATCTAGTTTTACATCCCCTTTTCAAAATAGAAGCTggaataaaatgttcatttgaatGCTGTTGCATTTCCTTTCACTACAGATTATTTGTCAAAATACTGGGAGGGGGGAGATAATTCATTGTATAATTTACCATTGATTTAAGACAATGTGAAAATAGTGTTCATTCACTGAAGTTGGTGCACTTGCGTGGGAAGCTTTCAATATCTatcaataataaaaatcaaaaaGGATACTGAAAATACAAACAAGTGGTTGTTGAAATACTTAAGCTCATTTTTGAAACCCCATTAATGTCCTGAAGCACAAAGCATTTGCTTTTAAACAGATGGGTGGGAATACTGCATTGTATAATAGAGTCCATTCACTCATTCAGAAAAGTGTGTCGTTTCTCATCCTTTTGGCAGAATTCAGGCAGGCAAgtagggggaaaacaaaaaagaaaaatgccttAAATGCTAAAGCATAGATGTGTTGTAGGTCAGACCTTTGTCAGCCTTTTTTCTGGCGATCTGAGGCCTTGGTATTTATTCATCGTCTGTATGATCTTCGCAGTGGATTTGAATGAGGTTCTCAGACCAGGCTAAAGCCCTCGTAGTGATTGATGGCTTGCATAAGCTTGGCCTCTAGCACGTCTTTGCTGCTGTACTTGGGCAGGTCCAGCAGATTAAAGCAGGTGTGTGCCACAGGCAGGTACTGGTCCCCCCCTCCTGTCGGCTGAATGACCAGAGTCAGGCTCTTCATTCCCAAGATGGGGATACGGTCACTTCCGGTCAGAAACACTACCCCAAGGAGAGCAAAGCAAAGACACACGTGTCAGTCACTAACTGGTATGAGGACATGAAACGGCTCATTTAATTCACATTGCAGTCCAACATACTGCATTGGACTTTAACCACCATGAAGAGAAATACTCACAAAGaaactttttcttcttctccaaaGGCAGCTCATGGAAAACTTCCCAAAAGTATTTTATTGTTGGATGTTCACGCCAGTATTCTCCTTTGTATTCAGTACCCTGTGGAAAAGTTCCATACACGTCTTATTGgtattttttgtgaaaaaactAAATTACTGAAACAATGCATTGGGAAAAAAGAAATActcatatatacattttatattcatacatGTTCAGGCATTGCTATCTTACATTCTCTTCCAGGCAGTTGGAAGCGACTTGCGAGTCATTTGATTAGTACTGGGAACGAAAAACAGTACTTGCACACCTGTTCCTTGCTGTGAAAGTGTGTTTTCTTGGAAATGAACAAAATGGCTACTTGATTTTACAAGGAGTCAATGAACCAGTTCTGAAGCTCACCCTTTCCAGTTCTTTCCAGTCATAGTTTGTGTTTCCAATGACCATTGCCTGGAGTTCATTGGGTTGAAACAGCTGAAGAACTTTTCCTCCACAGACTTTATGGAATCCAGCGAAGAATGCTTCAAACAGCTCTGCTACGGACATGTGGAAAATGTAGTCCACATATGCAGCAACATATTCCtgcctaaaaaaaataaacaatgcttAGTATAAAAGCGGTGTaaccaataacaaaaaaaattaataaaatcatgtagatcaGACACAGATACCTGTTTGAATTATTCACGCTGATGTTCATACCATCTTGGATAAGTTCAAATACTTCTGTTGCACCATAATTTTCCACTGTGACCTAAAAAGACAAAGCTTCAATCTTACAGGCTTTCTACTGAAGGATACTGAAAAGgaatccaaaaaagaaaagacgaACCGGAGGAGATCAGGCTTTTTGAGTCTTTAGATACTCATTCTCATGTTATCTGGAATTCATTTTGAAAGCACCCAATAGTACCCAGAATTAAAAAACCCAGTTGTGTAGTACTGGCCAATTTTTAAAAGGGCAGAACTGATTTGAGCATTAACACTCACGGCAAAGTTCAAACAAAAGGCCTCCTCCACATCGTCTTCAGTGTAATCCAACAGGAGCTGCAAATTCCTGAACAGACAAGAGTCGTAGAACGATTGttaaacacacaaatatctTATGACATGAAGGGCTATGCAACAAAATGTCTGTCTAGGTTAAAACCGACTAATCAAAGATAAAGCAGAAATATGAGAGGAGTATTTAGGGGTCTAAGTGAAGCTCCTAGACGgcattgtttatatttttggcAAGGTTTATCATCGGCAACCCCTgagatgtttttaaatgcatgaaGCTTTTTTTAGTTGGGTAGCAGCAGTGATTCTGAAAGGCCATGTCTAACCTTCCAACATCAGGCATGAGCTCCTTCAAATCATCCAATGTTGGCTTCCGCTTCAGCAGTTTTTTGTAAAGTGCCACAGGGAAGTTCAGCTCCACGATAGTCAGGTTGTAGATGGCCAGTCCACAGACGACTCCAATCAGATGGAACAAATCTATGTCTTCAAATGTctaacagaaaaatattttatatagaaATAATCATGTAGAATACATAGCATTTTCCCCCCCACAGCCTTACATCCAGACATGTTCAGAATATACagcattattggcacccttcagaAATATGCAAAacatactatatactataaAAGAATACCATTATTGAAATAAACCTTCCTTTTCAACAAGTGTAAAGTAGcgtgcatatatacacacagacatttcCCCAGGTGTGACAGGTGCCActattattgccacccctggtttaatacgtTTTGACCCCAcctctggcaaagatgacagaagCGAGTCTTTAGGTATACATTGTGATGTGTGAAGGAaagatttggaaaggcacatgGAAAGATTTGACCATTCCTCTACGCAGAACTTtacagaatcattgatatccttgggtgcccccttcttcagtttgaGGAGATTTGTTAATGTTTGGAGACTGACTAATGTGTGGGCAGCTTCAAAGCAGAGACCATC
Encoded proteins:
- the LOC133117989 gene encoding cytochrome c oxidase subunit 5B, mitochondrial, producing MASKMFLRIPCSAVRLVSFKPSMRAPALRAMGTLQGIPTDEEQATGLERHTMQGLKKGQDPYSILKPKHYEGTKDDPHIVPCIGTKRLVGCLCEEDNTQIVWFWLHEGNPQRCPSCGAHYKMVHHELPH